CCGATAACTCAACAGTTGCCGTGATTGTTCCTTGTTTGATAAAGATAACCCCTCCTTTTTCAGCATGATATTCTTTATTTTCAAGGTATTGTCTGATATGACCATTGGTAACGAAGATAATAAAGTTGAACGTTGTACGGTACGGAATCACAGGCATCAGAATTCCTTTAAGATAGTTTTCTATCCGATAGAGCTGTATATCAGCATTATTGGCTAATATCTTGTCCGCAATATTCGGAAGAAAAAGCTTTTTATATTGAAAATTGGATAGTACTTCCATATCCTTGTTATGATTATTTAAAGTTATACAAAATATTTTAAAGCAAAGGAGGCAAGCGAAAGAGTGAAAAAGCTAAAGTGTAAATAGTAAAACTCCGAAACATGTAACCCGAAAAAAAATTTACTCTCTCCAACCCTTATACTCTTTCAACTTCTCACTCTCCTATTTAGAACTTATAATACACTCCTACTCTCACTCCAAAAGGGCTTCCCGGAGTATAAGTAAGATCTGTAATAGGCTCTGCTTCTCCTTTTAGCTGAGTTTCTGTTGCAAACTGGGCTTCGTTCCATTTCACATTGAAAAGGTTGTTCAGCTGAACATTCGCTCCCCATTTCTGACGGTTATAGGAAAGCATAAGGTCATTGACAAAGTAAGCTTTGGTTCTGATGCTGTTATCTTCTACAGCCGGTCTTGCCCCGAGATATCTATATTGGACTCCCAAAGAAAAACCATGCAGAAAATCCCAGTTTACCGATCCTGTACTGGTTACTACCGGAGCCAGTGGAACATAGTCCTGTCCTTTCTGTTCTTCGGTAAATCTTGCATGGGAATAATTGATATCTGCATTCAGATAAAAGTTTTCCAAAGGCTGGAAACGAACTCCAAGATCTGCCCCGAAGCGTCTTGATTTTCCGGAAGGCTCTACCACTGCATCATCTCCTACATAGACAAACTCCTGCTGAAGATCCATATACCATAATGCCGGAGTAATAATCAATGATTTGAATGGATGCAACCTCACTCCAAAATCTGCTCCAATAGAGTACGGAAGGGTATTTTCGTTCTTATTGGGAATTACCACTCTCAGGTCATTGGAGTGAAAGCCCATTCCTGTTTTCAGGAACCACATCACATTATCGTTCTGAGCATAAGAAAAATTCAATTTTGGACTCAGTCTTGTTGCTTCTTTTGACTGTCCGGACGGAAGCTGTTCTACGTCCAGCAGATTGTGCATATTAAAAATAAAATGATCCACTCTCAAAGCTGGGTTAATAGTCCACTTTCCGGTTTTCCACACCAACCCTGAGTATGCATGAAGATTGGTTTCCGTTCCTGTCACATCTGATAATCTGTCAAGCAGCATATCTCTGTGATAAACGTGGTTAAGCTGTAGAGTGTTGATATCATCATTTCTTAACCCTATTCCAGAAGTCCAGTTTAAAGAGCTATTGGCCAGGGCAAAAGTTTTGGTATATTTTACCTCGGCACCATAGATATTTCGTCCGTCAGTCTGTTGAATTTCATCTCCATGATCTTTATCTTTTAAATTAAAGGTGAAGTCAGAATACAGATTGAAATTATACTTTGAATAGAAAGCCATGGCATCAATCTGCTCGGAAGGAGAAATAATATGCTTGAAGTTCATCTGAAGATTTGTTCTGGAAGTTTTTCCGCCTTCTGTAGGGTCTATACTTCCCCATCTGCCAATGATTCCTTCGTCTACGGCACGTTCCGGAATCTGTCCGGAAGCATTCCATGAAGAATTGAATGTAGAAAACTGGATGTTGAAATAGTCTTTATCAGTAAGCCATTGATTGTATTTTCCAAAAATATTGACTCTGTTAAAATTCTGTTTTACATCAAAAGGTCCGTCTGTATAGTTGTATTCTGCTGCTATATATGCATTTTTTCGTCCCAGATCATCATGCAGAATATTGAACATTCCTAAGACTCTTTTTGAATTGAATGAACCTCCTTCCAGCTTAATCATACTGTTTTTTAACCCATTATATGTCTGAAAATCTACATATCCTGCAGTGTTAAAGTCTCCACGATCCATGTAATAAGCTCCTTTTCCGAAATCTATATTGTTTACTGTTTCAGGAATCACAAAATGCAGGTCAGAATATCCCTGACCGTGGGCATGAGAAACGATATTCACAGGCATTCCGTCTACGTTCACGCTTACATCGGTACCGTGATCAGCATCAAATCCTCTTAAAAAAAGCTGTTCAGCCTTTCCTCCACCAGCATGCTGTGCAATAAACAGTCCCGGAACTTTTCTCAACAGATCCTGTGCTGAGTTTACCGGAAATTTGTTCAGGTCAACCTTTGTAATGGCTGATAAAAACGAGCTGTGATTGATGGCCACTTCTGAGATCTGAAAAGGCTTATGCTGTAAAAAAATAACTTTATTTTTATCTTCATCATTGGTCACCACCCATTTTACCTCATCATATCCCTGACGACTGATCACAAGGGTATCAGGAAGGGATTTTACAGGAATGGCAAATGTGCCGTCTGTTCCTGTATGGGTATGGCTGTTTCCGTGGTCATATTTTACCAAAGCATCAGCAATGGGAAATTTGTCATCTGCATCTTTTATCAGCAACTGTTTTTCGGCTTCCTGCGCTATCATTCTTCCACTGAATGCCATGACCAGAAATACAGCTGCTATTTTCGTTATTTTCATTTTTTTGTTTAGTTATATTTTAATTTAATATGTATTTTGATTGTAGAAACTGGAGCTATGCCAATAGTGAATTTTGCTTCACAAGTGAATGGTCAATTATCAGGAAAGAACTTTAAATCTTAAACCTTAAACTTTCAACTTCCTTACCCTCTCGCTCTCAAATCCTCCGACTCTCCAACCTATTAAAAACCTTAGCTTTTCACTTTAAGGAATACTTTCTGAATTAAAAGCGTCATCCACGTTCCGGCTACAAATGGGAAAGTAAATACTCCTCCAACGATATCCAGACAATGATTATCGATCAAAAGGTCATCGATAGCAATGGTGATAAGAACGGCAATCAACACCCATAAACCGTCTGTTTTTTTGACTCCTGAAAAAACAATTGCTGAAAGAACTGCGTTAAAACCAAATAATCCCATGTGAATTTCTTTAATAGGTTCTCCATTCAACTGTGATAATCCCGCCCCAAGAATAGATGCGGCCAATCCGTATAAGGCAGCTATCGGAGAACTGATGAAAACAGCAAGAAAAAAAATCATTCCTGAAACAACTCCACCCTGAAATATCACCTCACCGAATCCGTTGGTACAGGCAAGAAAGTCATCATATTCTGTAGGAACAACTTCACTACTCAACATCGCAGAGGGCGGAATGTGGGTAAAATGATGCAAAGCAAAAACCAATACCCATGTAATGATGATGAAAGGAAAAGTAAACACCGGAATTTTCTTCTGTATAAAAAAATGCTGAATAACAGCGGCCAACGCTCCGCCCAACATGATTAAAACCCAGATCAAAACCGTAGTCTCAAAAAGGAAGGATAATGCCACTCCCACAAGAGCCGCACTGAAACCATAAAGTCCAGCGTTGATTTCAGATTTGTCATAATTAAGCTTCATTGCAGTAAAAGTTCCGGCTGCTGTTGAAAGCAATACCGCAACTCCACATTGCCAGCTTCCCATAAAGATTCCTATAAGAAACAAAAGCCCGGTCCATCTGTTTTCCTGAAGCATGATCTGCCCGATTCCTTTTAATATATTGTCTAAAAAGGGTGTTTTTTTGAAAAATTCGTTCATAGTTTTTTTTAATTGTATTTATAATTCAGAGTGATTTTAGATGCTAGTTTTTTGTTGCTAGATACTTGAAGCTGGAAGAAGAACTGAAAAGAGGAGATTTTACCTACAAACTCTCTTACCCTCAAACTCAACCACTAGAACCCCGAAACTCATTTACCATCCAAGAAAGACCATTCCGACACCGCAAACGGTTACCACCGCTCCGCTTACCACGCCCATATATCTTTCCAATTTTTCGGTATTGAATAGTGTTGAATATCCGTAACGTCCCAGAAGTACCATTCCGAGCATTGTCAGCACTGTAGTTATAGTGAAAGAAGTTACCAGTACTGCAATTTCAGACATGGAATGCTTTACTCCTGAATAAAATAATAAAGGAATCAAAGGTTCACTTGGCCCCATCACGAAAATCATGAACAGTACAAGCGGAGTTACTTTTATTCTTTTTTGAGGCATTACGATTTCGCTGTGGTTATGTTCATATACATAAACATCATCACCCATCACATCAAAATGCTTATGCGGCTTGTTTCTGATTGCCTGAATCAGGCCATACACCAGATAAACTCCTCCAAAGATCAACAGGGCCCATCCTGAAAAATTCCCTCTGATATCCTGAAACCAGGAGATCTTATTGAGCTGCCATCCGAGGAAAACCCCAATAAAGCCTAAGATCAGAGAACTGAACACATGTCCAAATCCACAGACAACCGTTAATATAGCTGTTTTCATTCCGCTCCATTTTTTGGATTTTGAGATTACAATGAATGGCAGGTAATGATCCGGCCCTGAAGCTGTATGTATAAAACTTATTGAAACGGCGCTTAAAAGAAGTGCCCAAACTGTACTATCCATTTTTTAATTTATTTTTTTTACCTGAGAGCCTTTTCTATTCTAAAGACCAAAGGATTTCCTGAATATGCAGGAAGAAGTTATACATCACTTCACCTCCATGTCCCAAAGCTCTTACTACAAAACCGTTGTCTTCCATTGCGGAAACTCCTACTTCCATTTCTTCATGATGTTGTGCAGCTGCTTCAACGATCTCTTCAATCAATCCGTTTTTATCTACATTTTCCTTTGTGCTGTAGAAGATCAGAGTTCCCTGATGGGTATACTGTTCCAGATTTCCGATGCTGCTGATCGGGATCATCTCAGGCTGGATCAAAACGTTATCTTTCACCACCAGTTTATTGTTATGATAAATTTCCATGACATTCTGAAAACGCTTCAGTTTAAAAACTTCACCATAATGTTTTCTCCCACAGGTAATGATCTCACTGATGATGATCTGACTGTTTTTCCCGATATGAATATTCGCTTTGCTCTTAAAGTTGGAATCTTCATGGGGAACTATAGGATGAGGAACATAGGCAAAAGAAGTCTCATCTTCCATAGAAACATTGAGCTCCTGAAGTGCCTTGTCCTTCATATTGAACAGCCTCTGATAGGATTGTGACTGCAGCTGAAGAGCAGCTCCTTTTTCAAGGGCAACATCCAAATGGTAATGGTCTCCATCCAGAATTCCCGGAGAGGAGCTCATCACCATCTGATAGAGCTTTTTGTCACTTTTCCGCTGTCCTACAGAAACTACCCTGAAAGGGAGTGAGACATAAAGGTCTTTCACATAGGATTCTCCTCCCTTGAATCCTGCAATAATTTTTAAATGACTATCCATTTATCTTACCAGATTGGGTTCTTCAATTTCCTCTAAAAGAGCATATTTTTTAATCCAACCAATTACTTTGTCCAATCCCTCATCTGTTTTAAGATTTGTGAACACAAAAGGATTTCCTTTTCTCATTCTTCTGGCATCATTTTCCATCACTTCAAGGCTGGCTCCAACGTAAGGGGCAAGGTCAATTTTATTGATGATCAATAAGTCTGATCTTGTAATACCTGGACCTCCTTTTCTGGGGATTTTTTCTCCTTCTGCTACGTCGATGATGAAGATGGTAACATCTGCAAGATCCGGACTGAATGTTGCAGAAAGGTTATCACCTCCACTTTCGATAAGAACCAGTTCTATCTCCGGAAAACGGGCTGCAAGCTCATCTACTGCTTCAAGATTCATACTTGCATCTTCACGAATGGCTGTGTGTGGGCATCCTCCAGTTTCTACCCCAATAATTCTGTCGTGGGGAAGAAGGCTGTTTTTCGCCATAAATTCAGCATCTTCTTTGGTATAAATATCATTCGTGATTACTCCAAGGTCATAAGTCCCGAATAGTTTTCTGCTTAAGCGTTCCAATAATGCAGTTTTTCCTGAACCTACAGGTCCCGCCACTCCTACTTTTATATACTTTCTATTTTCCATTTTTTTTAATTTTAATTGATTTTTTAAACGCGATGGGCATTGTTTTTTATGAATTGATCATATGTAAGGGATGCAAAGGCATTTCATTCGGCTAAGAAGCATTCATATTCATTGAGTCTTGCGCTTCTTCACTTCCTTAGCTTTTCCAATCTTCTTTTATCATTTTGCCCTTCCTCCCTTTTGTCTTTTATTTTTATTTTTTACGACATATAAAGTCTTGAATAAAGCCTTTCATGCTGCATACACCTGATATCAAAAGCGGTATTACAAAGCCCCACCATATCCCTGTCCAGTTCCATGGTTTCCCATACTGTTTTTTCCATTACAGGATACAGGGAAAACAGGATATCCTGCCCGTCCAGCTGCCCAAGAGGAACCAATTTTACAGCATTGGTAATCATTCCCGCCACTGAAGTATAATAGAATCCCAAAAGAGCTTCGTATAAAGGAATTTTCATCAGATAAGCATAAACTCCGAACACAATACAGTAATGGGAATTCGCTTCTTTATTCTGAACTGCTTTTTCAAAAGCCTCCATAAAAGGAAAACGATCTCTCCTTTTGAAGATTTTGATCAGTCTGAGCCCCAATTTCTGGCTGGCCTGGCGGATTTCTTTCGGACATTTTATCGCATTACATTCATTATCAAGAAGTATCAATGCCTCTAAGTCTCCTTTTTCTGCTGCTTTATAAGCCAGTTTTACAAAAGCTCCATCATTGAATTTAAGGTTGTACTGAAGCATATTCTGCACAAATTCTTTTGCGGTTGCCAGATTATGTACAATTCTTTCCTGTACATAGGTTTCAAGCCCGTTAGAATGGGTATAACCACCAATGGGAAGTGTAGGATCTGCAAGATGAAGCAGCCCTGACAGGAAGTTTATATTCATGTTATTCATCTTTTGGGGCAGCCATTTTTAGAATTTTTGTAAAAATTGTGGATCCCAGGCTTCCATGTCCGTGAGGTTCTACATTGGATTTAAGAATATTCAGCAGTTTCACAGATTGTTTTTCCGGCTTGAAGCCACTTGCCTCCAGCCATCTGAACATCGGCATTTCGAAAGGGAGCAGTACCTTATCATTCTGAATGAAAAGAGGAATATGTTTATTCCCAATCTCATAACACACGGTACCCATTTCCAGCAGTGAGGTTGGTGACATCACGATAGCTTCTGTTTCCAGAACATTTACCGCGATTATTTTTTCTGCATCCTCAAAAAGAATATCTCCTTCGCGCAAACGCTGTCCTTCTCTGAGAAATTTGATTGCAACATCAGTTCCCTGTCTGGTTTTTTTACGCTGGATTCTTTTGGTCGTTTCAAACCATTCCAGATCAAGATAGTCTATGGTTTTCTCCGTAGAATTTTCAGAGAGATTGCCTATGATTTGATTAATTATCATTTTTAGATTTTTTTCTGAAGTCTAAGTTTTTGGAAATCCCCACTCCGAATGTTGAACCACTGATTCCTGCTACATAGCTCTTCGTCCAGCCTTCTTCTTTTGTTTTGGTCTGAAGCATGGATAGCTCTGCAAATTTGAATTTCAGTGCCCAGCCTCCTCCTAATAATATCCCAATCAAAGGATAGGCACGAAGACGGAAGCCATTAAAATTCTGCATTGTATCAGCTGCTGTTGAAAGCTGTTGCCCCCAAACATAATGGGCATCTACCTGACCAATCAATACAAAGTATTTTCCCAGCATTAGTGATGGACTATACCAGATACCAGCTTCATTTTGTTTGTATATTACATTATGATCAGCTGTATTCTGCGAGTAAGCATAATTGACCCCGATAAGATCATTGTTATTGATGAAGTACCCTACTCCAAGCGGTGCGCTGGAAACAGTACTGCTGCTGCTTGACGGGGTTGTAATTTTAGAATAGTCTAAGGAACCATAGACCATAAACTGTCCTTTTGGTCCGTCTTCATCGCCTTTCAACCTGTGTCCGCCCAAAAACTGAGCGCTTATATTCGTTGAAAGCATGGACAGTCCGGCTACAGCAAGAGAAAAAACTCTTTTATTTAAATATTTCATTCTAAGCTTAGTTCTATAATTGTTTTACATTGTGTTGGATAAACTTTGATTAAACCTTATAGGTTTTTGAAACCTATAAGGTTGGTATCCATTATTGTTTAAGTTTATCTTAGAACAAGTAATAAAGCTGTGTTAAAGGCAGTGTTTCCGCTGGTTCACAAGTGATGTATTCACCATCTACCGTTACTTTATAGTTTTCAGGATTTACTTCAATTAAAGGAGTTTTATCATTGTGAATAAGATCTTTTTTACCAATATTTCTACAGTTTTTCACCGGAAGAATCATTTTTTCCAGTTTGTAAGAAGCAATGGCTCCGTTGTCAATAGAAATCTGCGAAACAAAGTTGGCACAAGTACCAAACTTAGCTTTTCCGTGTGCTCCGAACATATTTCTGTAAATAATTGGCTGAGGTGTTGGAATGGATGCATTGGGATCTCCCATTTTTGCAGCAATCACAAATCCTCCTTTTACAACCATTTCAGGTTTTACTCCAAATAATGCAGGTTTCCAGATCACTAAATCCGCTAATTTTCCTTCTTCAAGTGATCCTACATATTCTGAAATACCGTGTGCAATAGCTGGATTGATGGTATACTTCGCTACATACCTTTTTGCACGGTAGTTATCATTATCTGTATTCTGATCTTCTTCCAAGGCTCCTCTCTGCTCCTTCATTTTGCTTGCCGTCTGCCATGTTCTTGTGATTACTTCTCCAGGTCTTCCCATCGCCTGAGAATCAGAGCTCATGATGCTGAAAACTCCCATATCATGAAGAATATCTTCTGCTGCAATGGTTTCCGGGCGGATACGTGAATCTGCGAACGCTACATCTTCAGGGATATTTTTGCTCAAATGATGACAAACCATCAGCATATCTAAGTGCTCATCAATCGTATTGACTGTGTAAGGACGCGTAGGGTTTGTAGAAGCGGGCAATACGTTTGGATACATGGCAGCTTTAATGATATCCGGTGCGTGACCTCCACCTGCTCCTTCTGTGTGGAAGGTGTGGATTACTCTTCCGTTGATCGCTCTCATGGTATCTTCAAGGAATCCTCCTTCATTCAGAGTATCGGTGTGGATGGCAACCTGAACGTCATATTTATCAGCTACTTTTAGCGCAGCATCAATCGTTGCAGGAGTTGCTCCCCAGTCTTCATGAATTTTTACTCCTAAAGCCCCTGCTTCTACCTGCTCTTCAATAGGTTCTTCTGCCGAACAGTTTCCTTTTCCGAAGAAACCAAGATTCATTGGATATTCTTCTGCGGCTTCAAGCATTTTCTGCATATTGAATCTTCCCGGAGTAACCGTTGTAGCATTCGTTCCATCGTTTGGACCTGTACCACCACCGATCATTGTAGTGATTCCGCTGTAAAGTGATGTTTCAATCTGCTGAGGGCAGATATAATGAATATGGGTATCAATACCTCCGGCTGTTACGATATATCCTTTTCCACCATGAACTTCAGTTGAAGCCCCAATAATCATATTGGGAGATACACCATCCATCGTATCAGGATTGCCTGCTTTTCCGATTCCTACGATCTTTCCGTCTTTGATCCCGATATCACCTTTTACAATTCCCCAATGGTCTATAATTACAGCACCAGTGATACAAAGGTCCAGAACACCTTCGTCTCTTTTAGCAGTAACATTCTGCCCCATTCCGTCACGTACGGTTTTTCCCCCTCCGAAAACGGCTTCATCACCGTAGTGAGTAAAATCTTTTTCAATTTCAATGATAATTTCAGTGTCTCCCAGTCTGATTTTATCTCCGGCTGTAGGACCTAATATATTGGCGTATTGTTTTCTGTCTACGTGTAAGCTCATCTTAGTGATTTTTAAAGTTTAATTCTTCAACTTTGGCAAGGCTTGCTTTTTTCTGCTCTTCAGAATCTACCTGTCCATCAACAAGGTTGTTGAAGCCCATTGCTTTTTTGGTTCCTCCTATTTCTACCAACTCCACTTCTTTTTCTTCTCCCGGTTCAAAACGTACGGCAGTGCTTGCTACAATATTCAATCTCTTTCCGAAAGCTTTTTCACGATCAAAACTCATGGCTTTATTGACTTCGAAAAAGTGGAAGTGCGAACCTACCTGAATAGGACGGTCTCCCGTGTTTGTTACTTTTATTTTTACAGTTTCTCTGCCTTCATTGCAGATAATTGTACCTTCTTTTACAAAAATTTCTCCTGGTATCATAATCAGTAGTATTAGCGGATTGGGTTGTGGACGGTTACCAACTTAGTTCCATCCGGGAAAGTTGCTTCAATCTGGACATCGTGGATCATTTCTGACACGCCAGGCATTACATCCTCTTTGGTAAGAAGATTAGCGCCTTCCTGCATCAGTTCAGCTACTTTTTTACCGTCTCGTGCTCCTTCAAGCAAAAAGTGGCTGATCAGAGCTATTGATTCAGGATAGTTTAATTTAAGGCCTCTTGCCTTTCTTTTTAGAGCGAGTTCGCCTGCCAGAAATAGCATCAGCTTCTCCGTTTCTCTCGGTGTTAAGTGCATAGTATTTTTATTTAAAATTGGACAAACAATATCCTGTTCACCTTTGTGCAAAGGCAAATAGAAATGTTCAAAAAAGTGTAAAATGGGAAATGATTCTTACGGATCTGTATTGACGTGAATACAAACCATAACAGATCACTAAAAATTTAAAAAAGGGATTAGCAGCCCGCTATCTGCAGGCAATGATACAGAATGTATCTTGGTGCCGTAATATAAGTACGGTTTTGAACGGCCGCAACCGGTGTATTTTGAGAATAACCTGCAAAGAAATAATGCAACCACTGCTGTGCAAGTATTGAATAATCAAATTTTACTTTCTCCCAGTCATTGGAATCCTGTACATCCTGCACATCTGAAAAACTGTAGATCTCAGGCTGAGTCTGCTGATCGGATTTCTGCTGAAGATGATTAATTTTTGAGATAATATCAGAGTATGATTGAGTTTTCCCTTTATGTGCAAAAAGACCTGCACACAATGCTGAGAAAAATAAGACAAAAGAGAAAAATAGGACTCTTTTTTTCATACCTGTTAATAATGGTGTAAAATTAGAACAATCTTAAAACCTTGGCTATCAAAAAAATTATTTAAAATGTTCAAAATCGCAACAAATACAATTTTATATAATTTTAACATTTGATGATAAAACCCTTATTCATAACACTTAAGTATTGCTTA
The window above is part of the Chryseobacterium sp. MA9 genome. Proteins encoded here:
- a CDS encoding TonB-dependent receptor plug domain-containing protein, with the translated sequence MKITKIAAVFLVMAFSGRMIAQEAEKQLLIKDADDKFPIADALVKYDHGNSHTHTGTDGTFAIPVKSLPDTLVISRQGYDEVKWVVTNDEDKNKVIFLQHKPFQISEVAINHSSFLSAITKVDLNKFPVNSAQDLLRKVPGLFIAQHAGGGKAEQLFLRGFDADHGTDVSVNVDGMPVNIVSHAHGQGYSDLHFVIPETVNNIDFGKGAYYMDRGDFNTAGYVDFQTYNGLKNSMIKLEGGSFNSKRVLGMFNILHDDLGRKNAYIAAEYNYTDGPFDVKQNFNRVNIFGKYNQWLTDKDYFNIQFSTFNSSWNASGQIPERAVDEGIIGRWGSIDPTEGGKTSRTNLQMNFKHIISPSEQIDAMAFYSKYNFNLYSDFTFNLKDKDHGDEIQQTDGRNIYGAEVKYTKTFALANSSLNWTSGIGLRNDDINTLQLNHVYHRDMLLDRLSDVTGTETNLHAYSGLVWKTGKWTINPALRVDHFIFNMHNLLDVEQLPSGQSKEATRLSPKLNFSYAQNDNVMWFLKTGMGFHSNDLRVVIPNKNENTLPYSIGADFGVRLHPFKSLIITPALWYMDLQQEFVYVGDDAVVEPSGKSRRFGADLGVRFQPLENFYLNADINYSHARFTEEQKGQDYVPLAPVVTSTGSVNWDFLHGFSLGVQYRYLGARPAVEDNSIRTKAYFVNDLMLSYNRQKWGANVQLNNLFNVKWNEAQFATETQLKGEAEPITDLTYTPGSPFGVRVGVYYKF
- a CDS encoding urea transporter; translation: MNEFFKKTPFLDNILKGIGQIMLQENRWTGLLFLIGIFMGSWQCGVAVLLSTAAGTFTAMKLNYDKSEINAGLYGFSAALVGVALSFLFETTVLIWVLIMLGGALAAVIQHFFIQKKIPVFTFPFIIITWVLVFALHHFTHIPPSAMLSSEVVPTEYDDFLACTNGFGEVIFQGGVVSGMIFFLAVFISSPIAALYGLAASILGAGLSQLNGEPIKEIHMGLFGFNAVLSAIVFSGVKKTDGLWVLIAVLITIAIDDLLIDNHCLDIVGGVFTFPFVAGTWMTLLIQKVFLKVKS
- a CDS encoding urease accessory protein UreD — encoded protein: MDSHLKIIAGFKGGESYVKDLYVSLPFRVVSVGQRKSDKKLYQMVMSSSPGILDGDHYHLDVALEKGAALQLQSQSYQRLFNMKDKALQELNVSMEDETSFAYVPHPIVPHEDSNFKSKANIHIGKNSQIIISEIITCGRKHYGEVFKLKRFQNVMEIYHNNKLVVKDNVLIQPEMIPISSIGNLEQYTHQGTLIFYSTKENVDKNGLIEEIVEAAAQHHEEMEVGVSAMEDNGFVVRALGHGGEVMYNFFLHIQEILWSLE
- the ureG gene encoding urease accessory protein UreG — its product is MENRKYIKVGVAGPVGSGKTALLERLSRKLFGTYDLGVITNDIYTKEDAEFMAKNSLLPHDRIIGVETGGCPHTAIREDASMNLEAVDELAARFPEIELVLIESGGDNLSATFSPDLADVTIFIIDVAEGEKIPRKGGPGITRSDLLIINKIDLAPYVGASLEVMENDARRMRKGNPFVFTNLKTDEGLDKVIGWIKKYALLEEIEEPNLVR
- a CDS encoding urease accessory protein UreF, producing MNINFLSGLLHLADPTLPIGGYTHSNGLETYVQERIVHNLATAKEFVQNMLQYNLKFNDGAFVKLAYKAAEKGDLEALILLDNECNAIKCPKEIRQASQKLGLRLIKIFKRRDRFPFMEAFEKAVQNKEANSHYCIVFGVYAYLMKIPLYEALLGFYYTSVAGMITNAVKLVPLGQLDGQDILFSLYPVMEKTVWETMELDRDMVGLCNTAFDIRCMQHERLYSRLYMS
- the ureE gene encoding urease accessory protein UreE, whose translation is MIINQIIGNLSENSTEKTIDYLDLEWFETTKRIQRKKTRQGTDVAIKFLREGQRLREGDILFEDAEKIIAVNVLETEAIVMSPTSLLEMGTVCYEIGNKHIPLFIQNDKVLLPFEMPMFRWLEASGFKPEKQSVKLLNILKSNVEPHGHGSLGSTIFTKILKMAAPKDE
- the ureC gene encoding urease subunit alpha, whose translation is MSLHVDRKQYANILGPTAGDKIRLGDTEIIIEIEKDFTHYGDEAVFGGGKTVRDGMGQNVTAKRDEGVLDLCITGAVIIDHWGIVKGDIGIKDGKIVGIGKAGNPDTMDGVSPNMIIGASTEVHGGKGYIVTAGGIDTHIHYICPQQIETSLYSGITTMIGGGTGPNDGTNATTVTPGRFNMQKMLEAAEEYPMNLGFFGKGNCSAEEPIEEQVEAGALGVKIHEDWGATPATIDAALKVADKYDVQVAIHTDTLNEGGFLEDTMRAINGRVIHTFHTEGAGGGHAPDIIKAAMYPNVLPASTNPTRPYTVNTIDEHLDMLMVCHHLSKNIPEDVAFADSRIRPETIAAEDILHDMGVFSIMSSDSQAMGRPGEVITRTWQTASKMKEQRGALEEDQNTDNDNYRAKRYVAKYTINPAIAHGISEYVGSLEEGKLADLVIWKPALFGVKPEMVVKGGFVIAAKMGDPNASIPTPQPIIYRNMFGAHGKAKFGTCANFVSQISIDNGAIASYKLEKMILPVKNCRNIGKKDLIHNDKTPLIEVNPENYKVTVDGEYITCEPAETLPLTQLYYLF
- the ureB gene encoding urease subunit beta; the protein is MIPGEIFVKEGTIICNEGRETVKIKVTNTGDRPIQVGSHFHFFEVNKAMSFDREKAFGKRLNIVASTAVRFEPGEEKEVELVEIGGTKKAMGFNNLVDGQVDSEEQKKASLAKVEELNFKNH
- the ureA gene encoding urease subunit gamma, which gives rise to MHLTPRETEKLMLFLAGELALKRKARGLKLNYPESIALISHFLLEGARDGKKVAELMQEGANLLTKEDVMPGVSEMIHDVQIEATFPDGTKLVTVHNPIR